One region of Solanum pennellii chromosome 6, SPENNV200 genomic DNA includes:
- the LOC107023036 gene encoding carbamoyl-phosphate synthase large chain, chloroplastic, translating into MDYCMNRCENAAYRLISSSSSYVLPSSRIYSSRNQLFPWFPHSAYKKSSFLHLQSRPCVFSNTHLRKRVHSIVNEQINDDTVQKGFLGTDKLGKRTDIKKILILGAGPIVIGQACEFDYSGTQACKALREEGYEVILINSNPATIMTDPETADRTYIEPMTPDLVEQVLENERPDALLPTMGGQTALNLAVALAESGVLDKYGVELIGAKLDAIKKAEDRDLFKQAMKNIGIKTPPSGIGNTLEECFEIANKIGEFPLIIRPAFTLGGTGGGIAYNREEFEAICKSGLAASLTSQVLVEKSLLGWKEYELEVMRDLADNVVIICSIENIDPMGVHTGDSITVAPAQTLTDKEYQRLRDYSIAIIREIGVECGGSNVQFAVNPVDGEVMVIEMNPRVSRSSALASKATGFPIAKMAAKLSVGYSLDQIPNDITKKTPASFEPSIDYVVTKIPRFAFEKFPGSEAILTTQMKSVGESMAVGRTFQESFQKAVRSLECGYSGWGCAQVKEMNWDWDKLKYSLRVPNPERIHAVYAAMKRGMKVDDIHELSYIDKWFLTQLRELVDVEQFLLAHSLSDLTKDDFYEVKKRGFSDRQIAFVTKSSEQEVRLRRLSLGVKPAYKRVDTCAAEFEADTPYMYSSYDLECESAPTQRKKVLILGGGPNRIGQGIEFDYCCCHTSFALQDAGYETIMMNSNPETVSTDYDTSDRLYFEPLTVEDVINIIDLEGPDGIIVQFGGQTPLKLALPIQNYLDERKPKSKSGAGFVSIWGTSPDNIDAAEDRERFNAILNELQIAQPKGGIAKSEKDALAIAAEVGYPVVVRPSYVLGGRAMEIVYNNEKLVTYLENAVKVDPERPVLIDKYLTDAVEIDIDALADLYGNVVIGGIMEHIEQAGVHSGDSACMLPTKTVSDSCLETIRSWTTKLAKRLNVCGLMNCQYAITTTGEVFLLEANPRASRTVPFVSKAIGHPLAKYAALVMSGKSLYDLNFTKEVIPKHVSVKEAVLPFEKFQGCDVLLGPEMRSTGEVMGIHYESSIAYAKAQIAAGQKMPLSGTLFLSLNELTKPHLTTIARAFSELGFQIIATSGTARVLELEGMPVEQVLKMHEGRPHAADLIANGQIQLMVITSSGDALDQIDGRKLRRMALAYKIPVITTVAGALATADAIKSLKCNKIKMTALQDYFDDQKVTAERKNFQSASSLSSS; encoded by the exons ATGGATTACTGCATGAACCGCTGTGAAAATGCTGCATATAGGCTCATCTCATCTTCTTCTTCCTATGTTCTTCCGTCTTCCAGAATATATTCATCAAGAAATCAGCTTTTCCCATGGTTCCCCCACTCTGCTTACAAAAAGTCCTCATTTTTGCACCTCCAATCTCGGCCATGTGTTTTCAGTAACACCCATTTGCGGAAAAGGGTGCATTCGATTGTAAATGAGCAAATCAATGATGATACTGTTCAAAAGGGGTTTCTTGGGACGGACAAATTGGGTAAAAGAACAGATATAAAGAAGATTTTGATACTGGGTGCTGGGCCAATAGTGATAGGACAAGCGTGTGAGTTTGATTATTCAGGAACTCAAGCTTGTAAGGCTCTTAGGGAAGAAGGGTATGAGGTGATATTGATTAATTCAAATCCTGCAACTATTATGACCGACCCAGAAACGGCGGACAGGACTTATATTGAGCCTATGACACCAGACCTTGTGGAGCAAGTGTTAGAGAACGAGAGGCCTGATGCCTTGTTGCCAACAATGGGTGGGCAAACTGCTCTTAATTTAGCTGTAGCATTGGCAGAGAGTGGCGTGCTTGATAAGTATGGAGTCGAGTTGATTGGGGCGAAGCTTGATGCAATTAAAAAGGCAGAGGATAGAGATTTGTTTAAGCAGGCAATGAAGAATATTGGGATAAAGACGCCACCTTCGGGCATTGGGAACACATTGGAGGAGTGTTTTGAGATAGCTAATAAAATTGGGGAGTTCCCATTGATTATTAGGCCAGCTTTTACATTGGGTGGGACTGGTGGTGGAATTGCTTATAACAGAGAGGAATTTGAGGCTATATGTAAGTCCGGGTTAGCAGCTAGTTTGACATCACAGGTTTTGGTTGAGAAGTCTTTGTTAGGTTGGAAAGAATATGAGCTTGAGGTTATGAGAGACTTGGCTGACAATGTGGTTATCATCTGTTCTATTGAAAATATTGATCCTATGGGGGTCCATACAGGGGACTCGATCACTGTGGCTCCTGCTCAGACTTTGACAGATAAAGAGTACCAACGACTTAGAGATTATTCTATTGCCATCATCAGGGAAATTGGAGTTGAATGTGGTGGTTCCAATGTGCAATTTGCTGTAAATCCAGTTGATGGTGAAGTCATGGTAATTGAAATGAACCCTAGAGTTTCAAGGTCTTCAGCTTTAGCCTCAAAAGCAACTGGCTTTCCAATAGCTAAGATGGCTGCTAAGCTATCAGTGGGATACTCCCTGGACCAGATACCTAATGATATCACAAAGAAGACTCCAGCTAGTTTTGAGCCATCCATTGATTATGTAGTTACAAAG ATACCAAGGTTTGCATTTGAGAAATTCCCTGGATCTGAAGCCATACTGACAACCCAAATGAAGTCTGTTGGTGAATCCATGGCAGTAGGTCGCACATTCCAAGAATCCTTCCAAAAAGCAGTACGGTCCCTGGAATGTGGGTATTCTGGATGGGGCTGTGCACAGGTTAAGGAAATGAACTGGGATTGGGACAAGTTGAAGTATAGTCTCCGGGTTCCGAATCCTGAACGCATCCATGCCGTATATGCTGCAATGAAGAGGGGGATGAAGGTAGATGACATTCATGAGCTCAGTTACATAGACAAATGGTTCCTCACTCAGCTAAGGGAGCTTGTAGATGTGGAGCAATTCCTTCTGGCTCACAGTTTGTCTGACTTAACAAAGGATGACTTCTATGAAGTGAAAAAGAGAGGGTTTAGTGACAGGCAGATAGCTTTTGTGACGAAGTCCAGTGAGCAGGAGGTTCGGTTGAGGCGTTTGTCTCTGGGTGTGAAACCAGCATATAAACGAGTTGATACATGTGCTGCAGAATTTGAGGCTGATACACCTTATATGTATTCATCTTATGACCTAGAGTGTGAATCCGCTCCTACACAAAGGAAGAAAGTGTTAATTTTAGGTGGAGGACCAAACCGAATTGGACAGGGCATTGAATTTGATTATTGTTGCTGTCATACATCCTTTGCCCTTCAG GACGCAGGCTATGAAACAATTATGATGAATTCCAATCCCGAGACAGTTTCTACAGATTACGACACAAGTGACCGTCTTTACTTTGAGCCTCTGACAGTTGAAGATGTTATTAATATCATTGACTTGGAAGGACCTGATGGTATCATTGTgcagtttggaggtcaaacaccATTGAAATTGGCTCTGCCTATTCAGAATTACTTGGATGAGCGAAAGCCTAAGAGCAAAAGTGGAGCTGGCTTTGTTAGCATTTGGGGTACATCACCTGACAACATTGATGCAGCTGAAGATAGGGAGAGGTTCAATGCTATCCTGAATGAACTGCAGATTGCTCAGCCAAAAGGGGGTATTGCAAAGAGCGAAAAGGACGCCCTTGCCATTGCGGCAGAAGTAGGATACCCTGTTGTCGTCCGACCATCTTATGTCTTAGGTGGCCGGGCAATGGAGATAGTTTACAACAATGAAAAATTAGTGACATACCTTGAAAATGCTGTTAAGGTAGACCCGGAGCGCCCTGTCCTCATTGACAAGTATTTAACTGATGCTGTAGAGATTGATATTGATGCACTTGCTGATTTGTATGGTAATGTGGTTATTGGTGGAATAATGGAGCACATTGAGCAGGCCGGGGTTCACTCAGGTGACTCAGCTTGCATGCTTCCAACAAAAACAGTTTCAGATTCATGCTTGGAAACTATTAGGTCGTGGACTACAAAATTAGCTAAGAGGCTAAATGTGTGTGGCCTCATGAATTGCCAATATGCCATTACTACTACTGGTGAGGTTTTCTTGCTCGAGGCTAACCCCCGTGCATCACGAACAGTTCCTTTTGTTTCCAAGGCAATTGGGCACCCGTTGGCAAAATATGCTGCTCTAGTCATGTCAGGAAAATCCCTATATGACCTAAACTTCACCAAGGAGGTTATCCCCAAACATGTATCAGTTAAAGAAGCTGTTCTTCCATTCGAGAAATTCCAAGGCTGTGATGTGCTTCTTGGTCCTGAGATGCGCAGCACTGGTGAGGTAATGGGTATCCACTATGAGTCATCAATTGCATATGCCAAAGCACAAATTGCCGCTGGACAGAAAATGCCACTTTCAGGTACTCTGTTCCTCAGTTTAAATGAATTGACAAAACCCCATCTTACTACAATTGCTCGAGCCTTCTCGGAACTTGGATTTCAAATTATTGCAACTTCCGGAACTGCACGTGTACTCGAATTAGAAGGCATGCCAGTGGAGCAAGTGCTTAAAATGCATGAAGGGCGGCCACATGCTGCTGATCTCATCGCCAATGGACAGATTCAGTTGATGGTGATCACAAGTTCAGGAGACGCCCTTGATCAGATTGATGGCCGGAAGCTGAGAAGGATGGCTCTCGCATATAAGATACCAGTGATAACAACAGTTGCAGGTGCTTTGGCCACTGCTGATGCAATTAAAAGCTTAAAATGCAACAAGATTAAAATGACAGCTCTTCAGGATTACTTTGATGACCAGAAGGTAACAGCTGAGCGCAAAAACTTTCAGTCTGCTTCATCTCTTTCATCTAGTTGA
- the LOC107021336 gene encoding tetraspanin-3-like: MQTTIQTRCLTGKTLFFFSVLSTILIKKDTFFFFVQKHSHIKKKKFQESPYTRTPQKIKKQSLFSMRTSNHLIGLVNFLTFLASIPILGGGIWLSSRANNTDCLKFLQWPLIVIGVSIMVVSLAGFAGACYRNTFLMYLYLWAMFFIIAALIGFVIFAYAVTDKGSGRPVMNRVYSEYHLQDYSGWLEERVTSQSYWSKISSCIRDSHVCGKMRRTYNRGIPEPVEMFNLRKLSPLESGCCKPPTECGYTYLNETVWNPGSGIVGSDPDCGRWSNYQQQLCYNCNSCKAGVLASLKKSWRKVSVINIVILIILVIMYMVAIAAFRHNKRIDNDEPYGETRMEKSQPSRIHF; encoded by the exons atgcaaacaaccatccaaacaaggtGTTTAACAGGAAAGACCCTCTTCTTTTTCTCTGTTCTTTCCACAATACTCATAAAGAAAgacactttctttttcttcgtTCAAAAACACTctcatatcaaaaaaaaaaagtttcaagaaAGTCCATATACAAGAACaccccaaaaaattaaaaaacagaGCCTTTTCAGTATGAGAACCAGCAACCATTTAATAGGTCTAGTTAATTTCTTAacatttcttgcatcaatcccAATCTTGGGTGGTGGAATATGGCTAAGTAGCAGAGCAAACAACACAGATTGCTTAAAATTTCTTCAATGGCCCTTAATAGTTATTGGGGTTTCTATTATGGTTGTTTCTTTAGCAGGTTTTGCTGGTGCTTGTTATAGAAACACTTTCCTTATGTATCTTTACCTTTGGGCTATGTTCTTTATCATTGCTGCTTTGATTGGATTTGTCATTTTTGCTTATGCTGTCACTGACAAAGGGTCGGGTCGACCCGTTATGAACCGGGTCTACTCAGAGTACCATTTGCAAGATTATTCTGGGTGGTTGGAAGAAAGAGTTACAAGTCAGAGTTATTGGTCAAAAATCAGTTCTTGTATTAGGGATTCTCATGTTTGTGGTAAGATGAGAAGGACCTATAATAGAGGAATTCCAGAGCCTGTTGAGATGTTTAATCTTAGAAAGCTTAGTCCTCTTGAG TCTGGTTGTTGCAAGCCCCCTACAGAATGTGGGTACACTTACCTGAATGAGACGGTGTGGAACCCAGGAAGCGGAATCGTAGGAAGTGATCCTGATTGTGGTAGATGGAGCAATTATCAACAACAACTCTGCTATAACTGCAACTCTTGCAAAGCTGGTGTTCTGGCAAGTCTGAAGAAGAGTTGGAGGAAAGTGTCTGTCATCAACATTGTCATATTGATCATTCTTGTGATTATGTATATGGTTGCAATAGCGGCCTTTAGGCACAACAAACGGATCGATAATGACGAGCCTTATGGAGAAACCAGGATGGAGAAATCTCAACCAAGCAGGATACACTTCTAA
- the LOC107021337 gene encoding tRNA-splicing endonuclease subunit Sen2-1, translating to MGSRWKGKGAEVKALADPISEITSQLQSSLISSNSKGLLSGTGVLLKADAELTDLLNRACFGRPRVTSEKNEQWFQLSTEEAFYLQYSLKCIKIVDHDDTELNSDELWKHMMSRRENFPILFKAFSHLRSKNWVVRSGSQYGVDFVAYRHHPALVHSEYAVLVLSAQDGNANGRLKVWSDFHCTLRLCGSVAKTLLILNIEEQQSCATSPSCLDNYVVEERTITRWSPEQGREKNVKSDPRVK from the coding sequence ATGGGGTCGAGGTGGAAAGGAAAAGGAGCAGAAGTTAAAGCTCTTGCAGATCCAATTTCAGAAATAACCAGCCAACTCCAATCTTCTCTGATCAGCTCTAATTCTAAAGGACTGCTTTCTGGTACGGGTGTGCTTCTAAAAGCAGATGCAGAACTAACTGACCTTCTCAATCGTGCATGTTTTGGTAGGCCTAGGGTAACATCAGAAAAGAATGAACAATGGTTTCAGCTCTCCACGGAAGAAGCTTTTTATCTTCAATATTCTCTAAAATGCATCAAGATTGTTGACCACGATGATACTGAACTGAACAGTGATGAGTTATGGAAGCATAtgatgtcaaggagggaaaattTTCCTATCCTATTCAAAGCTTTTTCTCACCTTCGAAGTAAGAACTGGGTGGTTAGATCGGGGTCTCAGTATGGGGTAGACTTTGTTGCCTATCGTCATCATCCTGCCTTGGTACATTCTGAATATGCTGTGCTCGTTTTATCAGCACAAGATGGTAATGCAAATGGTCGCTTGAAGGTTTGGTCTGACTTCCACTGCACTCTTCGCCTTTGTGGCAGTGTGGCTAAAACATTACTAATTCTCAACATTGAAGAACAACAAAGTTGTGCTACTTCTCCGTCATGCTTAGATAATTATGTTGTTGAAGAGAGAACAATCACCAGATGGAGTCCAGAGCAAGGCCGTGAGAAAAATGTTAAATCTGACCCAAGAGTTAAGTAG
- the LOC107021491 gene encoding dof zinc finger protein DOF2.1-like: protein MDPSSAHHQHHQELSSQTLESMLVSTKPQQQDPKKPKPPEQAINCPRCDSSNTKFCYYNNYSLSQPRYFCKSCRRYWTKGGTLRNVPVGGGCRKNKRSSSSRSSSISSQDQHSIINTPNNPFPYDSTDLSLAFARLQKQGNGQLGFENHGNISMMCNENPSGIFLDALRGNTGFLENNNPMNGLIHQQNLYYGVGNIINGDIGLHNVENGGLGVNNNDQEMGLMHNYDQEISSGVTTSTTMTTVKQEMCHMAKDQGDHNRVLWGFPWQINGEGINMADFDSTRRMWNGVGGSSWHGLLNSPLM from the exons ATGGATCCCTCTAGTGCACATCATCAGCATCATCAG gaATTGTCTTCTCAAACCCTAGAAAGTATGTTGGTGAGTACAAAGCCACAACAACAAGATCCAAAGAAGCCAAAGCCACCAGAGCAAGCAATAAATTGTCCAAGATGTGACTCTTCCAACACCAAGTTTTGCTACTACAACAACTATAGTCTCTCTCAACCAAGATACTTTTGCAAATCATGTAGAAGATATTGGACCAAAGGAGGAACATTAAGAAATGTTCCAGTAGGAGGAGGCTGTAGGAAGAATAAAAGGTCATCATCATCAAGAAGTAGTAGTATTAGTAGCCAAGATCAACATTCCATTATCAACACTCCTAATAATCCATTTCCCTATGATTCTACTGATTTGAGCTTAGCATTTGCTAGGCTCCAAAAACAAGGAAATGGGCAATTGGGGTTTGAGAACCATGGTAATATTTCAATGATGTGCAATGAAAATCCAAGTGGAATATTTCTTGATGCACTTAGGGGTAATACTGGATTTCTTGAGAATAATAATCCAATGAATGGATTAATTCATCAACAAAATTTGTACTATGGTGTTGGGAATATTATTAATGGGGATATTGGATTACATAATGTGGAAAATGGTGGATTAGGGGTGAATAACAATGATCAAGAAATGGGATTAATGCATAATTATGATCAAGAAATAAGCAGTGGTGTAACAACATCTACAACAATGACCACAGTTAAACAAGAGATGTGCCACATGGCTAAAGATCAAGGTGATCACAACAGAGTTTTGTGGGGATTTCCATGGCAAATTAATGGAGAAGGAATTAATATGGCTGATTTTGATTCAACTAGAAGAATGTGGAATGGAGTTGGTGGATCTTCTTGGCATGGACTTCTCAATAGCCCTCTCATGTAG